In Phreatobacter stygius, a genomic segment contains:
- a CDS encoding LysR family transcriptional regulator, translating to MSRQDINRSGEMDVFVRVIELGGFSAAARACRMTPSAVSKLIARLETRLGVRLINRSTRSLQLTAEGAVFYERAVQILGDLDTAEREAAAGASPRGRLRVNANVAFGRRYLVPLIPDFLARYPQVSLDLVLTDTVVDLLEQRADVAIRVGPLRESRLVARKLGISRVAVVASPGYLARHGMPETPADLVKHNLLGFSFTRLVEGWPFRDETGGIVTVSPVGNALASDGETMLELVLAGLGLARLSVMQTRDDIAAGRLVPVLEPYNPGDTEDISAIFVGQGGHLPARVRAFLDYLVETVRL from the coding sequence ATGAGCCGACAGGACATCAATCGCTCGGGCGAGATGGACGTGTTCGTCCGGGTCATCGAACTCGGCGGCTTCTCGGCTGCCGCGCGGGCCTGCCGGATGACGCCCTCGGCGGTGAGCAAGCTGATCGCGAGGCTCGAAACCCGGCTTGGCGTGCGGCTGATCAACCGCTCCACCCGCAGCCTGCAACTGACCGCCGAAGGCGCGGTGTTCTACGAGCGGGCGGTGCAGATCCTCGGCGATCTCGATACCGCCGAACGCGAGGCGGCGGCCGGCGCCAGCCCGCGCGGCCGGCTTCGGGTCAATGCCAATGTCGCTTTCGGCCGGCGCTACCTGGTGCCGCTCATCCCGGACTTCCTCGCCCGCTATCCGCAGGTTTCGCTCGACCTGGTGCTGACCGATACCGTGGTCGATCTCCTGGAACAGCGCGCCGATGTGGCGATCCGGGTCGGCCCCTTGCGCGAATCGCGTCTGGTGGCCCGAAAGCTCGGCATCAGCCGGGTCGCGGTGGTGGCGTCTCCCGGCTATCTCGCCCGCCACGGCATGCCGGAGACGCCGGCGGATCTGGTGAAGCACAATCTGCTGGGCTTCAGCTTCACGCGGCTGGTCGAGGGCTGGCCGTTTCGCGACGAGACCGGCGGCATCGTCACCGTGTCGCCGGTCGGCAATGCGCTGGCGAGCGATGGCGAGACCATGCTCGAGCTGGTCCTGGCCGGCCTCGGCCTGGCCCGTCTGTCGGTCATGCAGACCCGCGACGATATCGCCGCCGGCCGGCTGGTGCCGGTGCTGGAGCCCTACAATCCCGGCGATACCGAAGACATCAGCGCCATCTTCGTCGGCCAGGGCGGGCATCTGCCGGCGCGCGTGCGCGCCTTCCTCGACTATCTCGTCGAAACGGTTCGCTTGTGA